Proteins co-encoded in one Clarias gariepinus isolate MV-2021 ecotype Netherlands chromosome 13, CGAR_prim_01v2, whole genome shotgun sequence genomic window:
- the LOC128535836 gene encoding cytochrome P450 26B1, giving the protein MMFESESCVVSALLALVRSVVPALLLLALSRRLWALRWRAARDKTCALPLPEGSMGWPLIGESFHWLFQGSSFHISRREKHGNVFKTHLLGKPVIRVTGAENIRKILLGEHTLVSTQWPQSTRIILGPNTLVNSVGELHKKKRKILARVFNCEALETYLTRLQDVVKGEISKWCAEAGPVEVYSASRSLTFRIAVRVLLGLKLDEQRITDLSKTFEELMNNLFSLPVDAPLSGLRKGKKARDILHAEMENIIKEKLKKQDMDEYCDAFDYMLSGAKEQDYNLTMEELKETAVELIFAAHSTTASASTSLILQLMRHPEVTERLRAELEAEGLMVDVPSTCCLCCNENSNTCSNSQAENSTNDMARSRLTSKSLLNKTTCLDRQESHRSWINVPYLSLEKLSQLCYLDCVVKELLRFLPPVSGGYRTVLKTFELNGYQIPKGWSVMYSIRDTHETSAAYTTPELFDPDRFATDRNETKNSRFSYVPFGGGVRRCIGRKFALLVLKALSVELLATAEWKLATETYPSMQTVPIVHPVNGLHVNFNYRNYPSGRNRRESKHI; this is encoded by the exons ATGATGTTTGAGAGTGAAAGCTGCGTGGTGTCGGCGCTCCTCGCGCTCGTTCGCTCCGTGGTTCCGGCGCTGCTGCTGCTCGCGCTGTCGCGACGGCTCTGGGCGCTCAGGTGGCGCGCAGCCCGGGACAAGACATGCGCGCTCCCGCTACCTGAGGGCTCCATGGGGTGGCCGCTAATCGGAGAGAGCTTCCACTGGCTCTTTCAG GGTTCAAGCTTCCACATCTCCAGGAGAGAGAAACACGGCAATGTCTTTAAGACCCACCTCCTGGGGAAACCTGTGATTCGTGTAACTGGTGCTGAAAACATTCGCAAGATCCTGCTCGGGGAACACACACTGGTGAGCACGCAGTGGCCACAGAGCACGCGCATCATCCTTGGACCAAACACGCTCGTCAACTCGGTTGGTGAGCTAcacaagaagaaaagaaaa ATCCTGGCAAGAGTATTTAACTGTGAAGCACTGGAGACCTATCTGACACGCCTTCAGGATGTGGTGAAGGGTGAAATCAGTAAGTGGTGTGCTGAGGCTGGCCCTGTGGAAGTGTACAGTGCTTCTAGGTCACTCACTTTCCGTATCGCTGTGCGCGTCCTTCTCGGCCTAAAGCTTGACGAACAGCGCATCACTGACCTCTCCAAGACCTTTGAGGAGCTCATGAACAACCTGTTCTCACTTCCTGTGGACGCACCTCTTAGTGGCCTGCGCAAa gggaaaaaagcacGAGACATTCTGCATGCAGAGATGGAGAACATTATCAAGGAGAAACTGAAGAAGCAGGACATGGATGAGTACTGTGATGCTTTTGACTACATGCTGAGTGGTGCTAAGGAACAGGATTACAACCTGACCATGGAGGAGCTTAAG GAAACCGCAGTGGAATTGATCTTCGCAGCACATTCCACTACAGCGAGCGCGTCCACATCGCTCATACTTCAGCTGATGCGCCATCCTGAAGTCACAGAGCGTTTAAGGGCCGAACTGGAGGCTGAAGGTTTAATGGTGGACGTTCCCAGCACTTGTTGCTTATGCTGTAATGAAAACAGCAACACATGCTCAAACAGTCAGGCTGAAAATTCCACAAATGACATGGCACGGTCTCGTCTGACATCCAAATCTCTGCTCAATAAAACCACCTGCCTTGACAGACAAGAATCTCATCGATCTTGGATCAACGTTCCATATTTGAGTCTGGAGAAACTCAGTCAGCTGTGCTACTTGGACTGTGTGGTGAAGGAGCTGCTTAGATTTCTACCACCAGTGTCTGGAGGGTACAGAACAGTGCTGAAGACGTTTGAGTTGAAT GGATACCAGATCCCAAAAGGCTGGAGCGTCATGTATAGCATCCGTGACACGCATGAGACTTCTGCTGCCTACACAACCCCAGAGTTGTTTGATCCTGACCGTTTCGCCACCGATCGTAACGAGACCAAAAACAGTCGATTCAGCTATGTGCCATTCGGTGGTGGTGTTCGGAGGTGCATCGGCCGCAAGTTTGCCTTACTCGTGCTTAAGGCACTTAGCGTGGAGCTGTTGGCTACGGCCGAGTGGAAGCTAGCCACAGAGACGTATCCAAGCATGCAAACAGTTCCCATTGTCCACCCAGTCAACGGACTCCATGTCAACTTTAACTACAGGAATTATCCGAGTGGGAGAAACCGCAGGGAGTCCaaacacatataa